From Perognathus longimembris pacificus isolate PPM17 chromosome 4, ASM2315922v1, whole genome shotgun sequence, one genomic window encodes:
- the LOC125350294 gene encoding small ubiquitin-related modifier 2-like isoform X2: MAEEKPKEGVKTENNDHINLKVAGQDGSVVQFKIKRHTPLSKLMKVYTPTQLEMEDEDTMDVFQQQTGGLY, translated from the exons ATGGCCGAGGAAAAGCCCAAGGAAGGAGTCAAGACTGAGAACAACGATCATATTAATTTGAAGGTGGCGGGGCAAGATGGTTCTGTGGTGCAGTTTAAGATTAAGAGGCATACACCACTTAGTAAACTAATGAAAGTCT ACACACCCACACAGTTGGAAATGGAGGATGAAGATACAATGGATGTGTTCCAGCAGCAGACAGGAGGTCTCTACTAA
- the LOC125350294 gene encoding small ubiquitin-related modifier 2-like isoform X1 encodes MAEEKPKEGVKTENNDHINLKVAGQDGSVVQFKIKRHTPLSKLMKVCCEPQMRQIRFRFDGQPINETDTPTQLEMEDEDTMDVFQQQTGGLY; translated from the coding sequence ATGGCCGAGGAAAAGCCCAAGGAAGGAGTCAAGACTGAGAACAACGATCATATTAATTTGAAGGTGGCGGGGCAAGATGGTTCTGTGGTGCAGTTTAAGATTAAGAGGCATACACCACTTAGTAAACTAATGAAAGTCTGTTGTGAACCACAGATGAGGCAGATCAGATTCCGATTTGATGGGCAGCCAATCAATGAAACAGACACACCCACACAGTTGGAAATGGAGGATGAAGATACAATGGATGTGTTCCAGCAGCAGACAGGAGGTCTCTACTAA